The Candidatus Beckwithbacteria bacterium DNA window CATGCTGACGGTAATGAGCGATCCGGGCAGCACGTTTATTGAAGTGGTGCGGTGTTTGACCGATGCTAGGTATGTGCAGGAAATTTTACCGCGAGTAAAAGACCCGATTGTCCGGCGTTACTGGACTGACCAAATTGCCCAGACTTCCGATTTTCATAAATCAGAAGTTTTGGATTACATTGTGTCGAAGTTTGGCCGCTTTGTGACTAATAAAATGATGCGAAATATTATTGGTCAAAGTCAGAGCGCGTTTAGTTTTAGAAAAGTAATGGATGAGGGAAAGATTTTGTTAATTAACTTGGCTAAGGGTAGAATCGGGGAAGAAAACAGCCAATTTTTAGGCTTAATTTTAGTGCCAAAAATTTTAATGGCAGCGATGAGCCGGCAGAACATTCCGGAAGAGCAGAGACGGCCGTTTTACATTTACGTGGATGAGTTTCAAAACTTTGCCACGCCGGATTTTGCCCAGATTTTGTCGGAAGCGAGAAAGTTCGGTTTGGGGTTGACGGTAGCCAATCAGTTTATCGGCCAGATGGAAGAAGAGGTAAAGAACGCGATTTTCGGCAACGTAGGCACTTTAATTTCTTTCCGGGTGGGGGTGACGGACGCTAATTATTTGGAACACGAGTATCAGCCGACGTTTAGCGAAACGGATTTAATTAATGTGGAGCGGTTTAACGCTTATGTCAAAACGATTGTGAATAATGAACCGGTGCCGGCGTTTTCCATGGATTTAACGAAAGATATGACTAAAGCTAAAGAAGCCAGAAGTTTGAAAATGGCGGAGATGGTAAAGCAGTTGTCACGGCTAAAATACGCTAAAGATATGAATGTGGTGGAGGCGGAGATTACTCAAAGAGCAAAATTATAGGATTGATTTTCTTCTTTATTGAGCCTATAATACTAGAATGATGGTAGAAGCTAAAAATTTATCGACAATAATCGCTGAAAGGGATGAGGCCTCGCAGTATTATTATTTATTAGAATCAGTGTCCCCTTTATCAGAAAAAATACAAAAAGAGAGGCAAAAACGGTTAGTGGTTTGCGGGGTTTTTGACCAGTGTCCATTATTAATGGAATTTATCGATAAATTAGGCTTTACAACTGTTTCTTCAACAGAGATGATAGGAGTAAATCCAAAAACTCCTCTTTTGATCGCATTTCCACGTAATGCCTTTATTCAACTGGGAACAACAATAGTTGCTAGATCAAACATAAATGCTGATTATTTAGAAATTGCTTTAAGAAGAAATATTGAGACTTTGGGAGGAAATCCTGATAAATTGCGATTAGTAAGAGATGATTATTTGGGTAACGGTGGTCGGTTTATGGCAGAGGCAGGTTTGGTAGTGGGTCCGGAAGATTATTTTCTTCTTGAGCACGTGCAGAGAATCTTGGATCAGGCTGGCTGTGAGGGTAAGAATAGAATTGCCCTGCCTTGGCCTTCAATGAATGATTATTCTTCTTGGTTAAGTAGTAAAAAGTCAGATGAATATTTTGAGAGATTAATAGAATGGTTGCCGGAATGGAAAATCGGGCAGTTAAAATTCAATTATACTTATAAAATAAGAGCCTCCTATCCTGATTTAGATCTTTTTGTTGGGGTTGGGGTTGATGCTGTAGGCAAGCCAGGAATTTTATTAGACGATATGTATGCAGAGATTTATCCTGAGGCTATCGAGGCGGCAAGTAGTAGAGTAGCAGTTTACAGAGTTAATCCTTTTGAAGCGAACCGTTTTCTTAGTTGCAATTTTTTCTCGGTGGGGAAGTCAATTGATGGTCGGGTGGCGTTAACAGTAGAGGGAGCTGAGGTAACTCAAGAAACATTAATACAAAATTTTGGCTACAGAAATGTTTTTGGTTTTCCGATTGAGTGGGTAGTTGATAAAGTACATGGGGCAGCGTTTCATTGTCGATTCAACGTAGTTGATTTAAGCGTGTTTAAATAAAATGGTAAAATAGGGAATTCAGGCCGGTAGCTCAGCTGGTTAGAGCGTCAAGCTTATACCTTGAATGTCGAGGGTTCGAATCCTTCCCGGCCTACATTTTATTTATTTTCCTGCCCAAAAAATTTATGGCTCAGGAAATTTTTTTACCAAGTCTGGGGATTAATTGCCGCGGCGAGGCATTGACTGAAAATATTGTCCACTCCTTCATTAAGGGAATTGGTTTACCAGAAAAAGAAAATAATTTGGTTTTACTTTCTGATCAAAGATTCAGGCTAAAAAAAGAAATTGTTCTGAATTCTTTGGTTGATGATCAGGAAAGTTTATTAGGGTCAGGGGCATATTCTTGGATAATTCCTGGTTATGACAATGAAACAAAAAGAGAAGTGGCCTTAAAAATGATGAAGTGGTCTTTTGCCAATGATGATTCTGTGGTTGAAGGCTTTGCCAGAGAGGCTAGATTGATGTTGGCATTAGACCATCCAAACATTTTACCTATTTATGGTTTAACGGTGATTAATGTTTATGTTAAAGCTATTCCGGCAATCATTATGGAAAAAGCCGATGGTAATTTACAAGACGAGAGGAATTTGAGCCCGCAATTAATTAGCGAAGCAGTTTTAAGCATTGCCGGAGTTTTGGATTATTTAAAGGAGAAAAAAGTAGTCTATGCGGATGTTTGTCCGTCAAATATTTTAATAAAAGAAAAAAATTTTTTTCTGGGAGATTTTGGTTCATCCATTGATTTATCTGGGGTCGATAGAATTTTAAGTCATTGGGATTATGCTTCTCCGGAATTGATGAGATGTTCGACGGGTTGTATGGGGGGAAGACGGGCTTACCCTCATGACCTTGTCCAGGCCGACCAGCATGCTTTGGCCGCCATGGCCTTTGAACTTTTAACCCAAGAAAGCTCGATGATTATTTGGAGGACTTTGGGTGGTGAGGGGGCAACGGAACATCGCGAGCCAAACATTGTTTTAAATTCCGCCGGCCGGCTCGATCCAGAAATTTATCGGGTATTATCTAAGGCGACTAGCTATGATCATAAAAACCGTTATGGGAGTTGTGTTGACTTTGCTTTAGCGCTAAAAGAAGTAATAGGGGATTAAAGTTCTTCCAGTTTGGCGGGGGAGGCGGTGGGTTTGGTAATAAATTCTAAGTATTTTTCAGTGGTGGATAGCCGTTTATGGCCGGCGAGCTTAGAAATCAAAGTTAACGGTGTGCCGGAGGCCAGCTGGTGGGCAATGAAGGTGTGGCGTAAATCATTAACTTTAGCATTTTTGACACCGGCGATTTTAAAGTAGCGGTCAATGGCGGTGCGGATATTACGGATTAAAAACGGCCGGCCGGTTTTGGTAATAAAAACCTGTTTAACGCGGGCATTAGGGCGGATTTTAAGATAGCTAGAAAGGGCGGCTTGGGCGACTTTATTCAAAGGCACTTCCCGACGAGAATGAGATTCAAAAGGTTTAATATCTAATTTGTCGGTGTCGATATCTTCCAGCTTTAGGTTGGCTAATTCACTGATGCGGATTCCGGTTTGCAGGAGGATTTCGACAATAGCATAAAGCCGGATATCTTCGCGGCAAACATCGCGTAAACTCCGGTACTCCATTTTGCTCAAAATCCGGGGCGGCTTAATTTCGTATTTGGGGTGAGTGACGCCGGCGGCGGGGTTGTCTTTAATTAACCCCAGACTAACCAGAAAACGGCAGAAGGTCTTAATGGAATTTAATTTTCTGGAGACGGACTTGGCGGTGTAAATATCGCCGGTGAGGCTGGTTTTAAAAGCTTCAATAACCGTGAAGGTAAGTTCTTGTGGTTGGGAAATCTTTTGTTTGGCAGAAAATTGAATCAGCTGATCAACGTCTTTGTTGTATGCTAAAATAGTCGAGGTGGAGCGGCCTTTTTTCTTAAGATCAACAATAAAATTTTCCCGGGCAGAAGTAAGGTCCGTAATCATAGAGTGGCTTATAATATCAATAAGGAGGATTAATGTCAACAGGTAAGAAGAGAATTTTTGTTTATTTAATCATGATTTTAAGCGTAACGATTTCGGTGAAACTGATTAAAGATATTATTAAATTAAAGGCGGCGGATAAGAGAATAATTGAAGCAGAACAGGGATTGACAAAGGCAAAAAATGAACAAGAACAATTAAAACAGAAATTAGCGGAATCAACTCAAGGAGATTGGTGGGAAAAACAAGTCAGAAATGTTCTGAATATGGCCCGGCCAGGAGAAGAGGTGGTGGTGGTACCGGAGGAGGTGGGAAAAGTAACAGAGGTAACAAAAGTAATAAAAGTAGAAGAAGAATTAACTAATTGGCAAAAGTGGTGGCAGGTTTTTAGTAAATGATATAATAAAATATGGGGTTATTTGATAATTTGATCGGTCAATATGTAAAGAGACGGGAATTTGTGTCGAAGGAAATAGAGGGAGTGGATGAAACGAGCAGGAAAGTTAAAATAAGGCCGTTTATTACAATTTCGAGGGAATCGGGCAGCGGCGGGAAACCAATCGCCCAGTTAGTCGCCAAAAAATTAAAATACAAATTTTACAACAAAAAATTAATTGATTTGACTGCCAAAGAAACCAAAAAGAGACAGGCTTTAATTGCTTCTTTAGACGAAAAGGACAGGGGAATGGTGGAAGATTTGGTTTATTCTTTATTAAGTCCGGATTATGTTGACGAGGAAACGTATTTTAAGCATTTATGCCATGTAATTTTAACTGTCGCCAGGAAAGGGAATTGCGTAATTTTGGGTAGGGGGGCAAACTTTATTACCGGCGGTTACGGCGGTTTGCACGTTCGGATTGAGGCGCCATTTTTGGTGCGGTCCGGCTATACGGCCCAGTACGAAAAACTATCGATTTATGAAGCCCGGGAAAGAATGCAGAGACTTGATAAAGAGAGAAAAAAGTTTATCCAAGAACATTTTGGCAAAGATCCGTCGAATCCTAATTATTATGATTTGGTGATTAACACCACCTATTTAAATATTGCCCAGGCGGCAGAAATTATTTTAACGGCGTTTAAAAATAAGTTTCCGGACTGGAAAAATTACAGATAAATTGGTAGAATAACCCTTGTTCTTTGATATAGCGGGTGGGAGGTAAGTATCTCGTGAGGCTCATAATCTCACTTAATCTGGGAGCGTTACCCAGAACCCGCTACCAAGTTACCTAAGTCCGCTTTTTGAGCGGATTTTTGGTAAAATAGAAGGATCGCCGCCGCTAAGGCTATGGCGATCGAGGCAGGGTAGCTCAGTTGGTAGAGCACGGGATTCATAAACCCGCGGTCGCGAGTTCAATTCTCGCCCCTGCTACTTTATCGGTTTGGTGGAGAGTTCGATCAGTTTTTCTTTATTGTCTTCCGGATCAGTTTTGTTGCGGGTGATTTTGCGGCACAAATGGCATTGGTGAAAGATAATGTAGCGGCCATTTTTAATTTGGACGCCAATAGGTTTCATTAAGGTTTGACATTTGGAAGCGCGGTCGCCGGGAAATTGATCATCAACGTGTTTGGAATACAGACAGTTGGGGCAGTGGTTGGTGTAGCCGGTGCCGTGGGTAATTTGGCCGCAGAATTCGCAGATAAAATCTTCATCGACTTTGGTAAAATGTTTGAGCATAGTTTGACTAATTCTATTTTAGTGCTAAAATACCAATATTGACAATTTAATTAAATCCGTTGATCCGAAGGGTTGGAATCGGGGAGGAGCGCAAGAATATGCGCCGGAGGCGAAACCGTATCTGCAGTACCGCGTTGGGTACGCAGCAAGAAAGACAGCAGCGAGTGTCGTAAATCAACGGAGCTCGTCATGAATGAGGTTGACTCATTTGTTTTGACGAATCCGCCGTGGGCGGATTTTTTTGTAGGGGTGTAGCTTAAATGGGAGAGCGTCCGTCTCCAAAACGGAAGGTTGTAGGTTCGAAGCCTACCATCCCTGCCTATGAAAAATATTATTAAAAAGATAATATAAAAGGAGAGCCCCACTTTGCTAAAAGCTACGCGGGGTAAAAAATATGAAAAGTAAATACTCGATTTTAACCGGGATAACTCCGTCAGGAAGCGGGGAGATTCATATTGGGAATTATTTTGGAGCAGTCGTGCCGTTTTTAGATTTGCAGAAGAATGCTGATAAAGTTTATTTTTTTATTGCCGACTTGCATGCTTTAACGACAATTCAGGATAAAACCCAGCTGCAAAGAAATGTAGAAAATCAGGTTTTATCTTACTTGGCCTGCGGACTAGACCCGAAAAAGGTGGTGTTTTACCGCCAGTCAGATATTGGTTTACATCCGGAATTACAGTGTATTTTAAATAACGTGACGCCTTTAGGCTTAATTAAACGCTGTCATGCCTATAAAGATAAATTGCAAAAAGGCTTTGATGAAGAAAAGGTAAATATGGGCCTGTTTAATTATCCGATTTTAATGGCGGCGGATATTTTGATGTACGAGCCGGATTATGTGCCGGTCGGTGATGATCAAAGGCAGCACATTGAGATTGCTCGAGATATTGCCGGATATTTTAATCAGGTTTTTGGCCAGACGTTTAAATTGCCGGATATTTATAATGTCAAAGAAACAGCTCGACTAGTGGGTACGGACGGGACAAGGAAAATGAGCAAAAGTTTAAATAATTATATTTCTGTTTTTGAAAGCGAAGATAAAATTACCAAGCAAATCATGAGTTGTTTTACTGATCCAAAGAGAATCAGGTCGACTGATCTTGGCCGCGTCGAGGGAAATCCGATTTTTATTTACCATGATTTAGTGAATGAAGATAAAGAAGAAGTGGCAGATTTAAAGCAAAGATATAAAGTTGGTAAAGTGGGGGATGTAGAAGTAAAAGAGAAACTATTAAAGGCTTTATTAAAAAGATTTGATAAAGAGAGAAAGAATTATCAAGATTTAAAAAATAATCCGGAAAAAATTAAAGAGATTTTGCAAATGGGGGCAAAAAAAGCCAGAGAGCAGGCAGAGAAAAAGATGGCGGAAGTGAGAGAGAAAATAGGAATTACTAATAAATATTCGTTTTTCAAATATTGATATGAGATTTTTTAGATGGTGGTTGGGAACATATTTATGGCGGGCTAAAACGTAGCTAAAATTTTTATTATTAAATTTTAATCCCCGCCACAGAGCGGGGTTTTTACAATATGAAACAAGTACAGCATTTTTTAAATATCAATTATTACCTCAAGAAATATTTGGGGGAGTTAGCGGAACCGGCGTTAAATCCGGGAACAAAGCAGCCGATTAAACCGGAAGATTTGGCCGCGATTTTCCCGATGGAGCTGATCAGGCAGGAAGCGACTTTAGACGAGTTTGTCGAGATTCCTGATGAGGTAGCGGCAATTTACCAAAAATATCGAGCAACGCCTTTGGTGCGGGCAAGGGGGTTAGAAAAATATTTAAAAACCCCGGCGCGGATTTATTACAAAAATGAGAGCGTGACTTTGTCCGGCAGCCATAAAATTAATACGGCGATTCCTCAAGCGTATTACAACCAAAAAGAGGGGATAAAACGGTTAGCGACCGAGACCGGTGCTGGTCAGTGGGGTTCGGCCCTGGCGATGGCTTGCAGCTTATTTGGTCTGAAATGCCTGATTTTTATGGTTAAGGTCTCTTTTGAACAAAAGCCGCAGCGGCAAACAATCATGAGGTTTTTCGGGGCGGAAGTTTTTGCCAGCCCGTCAATGAAGACCCAAGCCGGCCGGAAGTTTTTGCTAAAAAACCCAAAGACAACCGGGAGTTTGGGGATGGCGATTTCTGAAGCGATTGAGGTGGCGGCACAAGACAAAACCACCAATTATGCGCTGGGCAGTGTACTAAATCACGTTTTATTGCACCAGACGATTATTGGTCAGGAAGCCAGGCAGCAGTTAAAAGATTACGGGGAAAAGCCGGATGTGGTCATCGGTTGCTGCGGTGGCGGGTCGAATTTTAGCGGTTTGGCGTTTCCGTTTTTGGCGGACCAATTAGCCGGAAAGGCTAAGGGAATTAGATCAATGACTAAAGGAGAGTACCGTTATGAT harbors:
- a CDS encoding protein kinase, with the protein product MAQEIFLPSLGINCRGEALTENIVHSFIKGIGLPEKENNLVLLSDQRFRLKKEIVLNSLVDDQESLLGSGAYSWIIPGYDNETKREVALKMMKWSFANDDSVVEGFAREARLMLALDHPNILPIYGLTVINVYVKAIPAIIMEKADGNLQDERNLSPQLISEAVLSIAGVLDYLKEKKVVYADVCPSNILIKEKNFFLGDFGSSIDLSGVDRILSHWDYASPELMRCSTGCMGGRRAYPHDLVQADQHALAAMAFELLTQESSMIIWRTLGGEGATEHREPNIVLNSAGRLDPEIYRVLSKATSYDHKNRYGSCVDFALALKEVIGD
- a CDS encoding TrpB-like pyridoxal phosphate-dependent enzyme → MKQVQHFLNINYYLKKYLGELAEPALNPGTKQPIKPEDLAAIFPMELIRQEATLDEFVEIPDEVAAIYQKYRATPLVRARGLEKYLKTPARIYYKNESVTLSGSHKINTAIPQAYYNQKEGIKRLATETGAGQWGSALAMACSLFGLKCLIFMVKVSFEQKPQRQTIMRFFGAEVFASPSMKTQAGRKFLLKNPKTTGSLGMAISEAIEVAAQDKTTNYALGSVLNHVLLHQTIIGQEARQQLKDYGEKPDVVIGCCGGGSNFSGLAFPFLADQLAGKAKGIRSMTKGEYRYDFGDTGQMTPLLKMETLGADFVPSPIHAGGLRYHGIAPILAFLHQKGLMEAKAYSQLSVFKAAQIFAQAEGIIPAPETSHAIKVVIDEALRCKRQKQEEVIIFNFSGHGLLDLKGYEDFLSGKLK
- a CDS encoding tyrosine-type recombinase/integrase encodes the protein MITDLTSARENFIVDLKKKGRSTSTILAYNKDVDQLIQFSAKQKISQPQELTFTVIEAFKTSLTGDIYTAKSVSRKLNSIKTFCRFLVSLGLIKDNPAAGVTHPKYEIKPPRILSKMEYRSLRDVCREDIRLYAIVEILLQTGIRISELANLKLEDIDTDKLDIKPFESHSRREVPLNKVAQAALSSYLKIRPNARVKQVFITKTGRPFLIRNIRTAIDRYFKIAGVKNAKVNDLRHTFIAHQLASGTPLTLISKLAGHKRLSTTEKYLEFITKPTASPAKLEEL
- the trpS gene encoding tryptophan--tRNA ligase → MKSKYSILTGITPSGSGEIHIGNYFGAVVPFLDLQKNADKVYFFIADLHALTTIQDKTQLQRNVENQVLSYLACGLDPKKVVFYRQSDIGLHPELQCILNNVTPLGLIKRCHAYKDKLQKGFDEEKVNMGLFNYPILMAADILMYEPDYVPVGDDQRQHIEIARDIAGYFNQVFGQTFKLPDIYNVKETARLVGTDGTRKMSKSLNNYISVFESEDKITKQIMSCFTDPKRIRSTDLGRVEGNPIFIYHDLVNEDKEEVADLKQRYKVGKVGDVEVKEKLLKALLKRFDKERKNYQDLKNNPEKIKEILQMGAKKAREQAEKKMAEVREKIGITNKYSFFKY
- a CDS encoding cytidylate kinase-like family protein, with amino-acid sequence MGLFDNLIGQYVKRREFVSKEIEGVDETSRKVKIRPFITISRESGSGGKPIAQLVAKKLKYKFYNKKLIDLTAKETKKRQALIASLDEKDRGMVEDLVYSLLSPDYVDEETYFKHLCHVILTVARKGNCVILGRGANFITGGYGGLHVRIEAPFLVRSGYTAQYEKLSIYEARERMQRLDKERKKFIQEHFGKDPSNPNYYDLVINTTYLNIAQAAEIILTAFKNKFPDWKNYR
- a CDS encoding septum formation initiator family protein, which codes for MSTGKKRIFVYLIMILSVTISVKLIKDIIKLKAADKRIIEAEQGLTKAKNEQEQLKQKLAESTQGDWWEKQVRNVLNMARPGEEVVVVPEEVGKVTEVTKVIKVEEELTNWQKWWQVFSK
- a CDS encoding RNHCP domain-containing protein is translated as MLKHFTKVDEDFICEFCGQITHGTGYTNHCPNCLYSKHVDDQFPGDRASKCQTLMKPIGVQIKNGRYIIFHQCHLCRKITRNKTDPEDNKEKLIELSTKPIK